DNA sequence from the Methanolobus psychrophilus R15 genome:
GTCTTCGGACTGGGTTGTCGAGAGGTCGACAAATATTATTTGCGGATCCCAGCCAAGTATACTCTCTTTTGCAACCTCTGCTGTGCTGAGGTTCTTAGGATCGTATGCGACATTCTTTGCATTTATGAAATGGAATGGAGGATATGTAGGTTCTGTCGACTGGAATCCATGCGGACCTGAGCGGGCTATGCCACCTACATAGCAGGTTATCTTATCTTCCTCGGGCACATCGGCTGTACGCTCGTTCAGATCTGCGATGGTCGCCTCAAAGAAGGATACGAGCTCCTCTGCCCTTTTCTCTTTCCCCATTACCTCTCCCATAATGCGCAGGGACTGGTACATGTCCGCCTTGTTATTGACCATGTCTCCGTAGTTGAGGGCTATCACGGGTATCCCTGTCTTTCTCTGCAGTTCGGCAGGGTCATAGGCGGAAGCGGAATACATTTTGAAGATAACCTGGGGCTGCGGGTCAAGCATCAGTATCTTCTCAGGGTCGTCATTTCCCCTGAACTCCCCGAACACAGGATAATCCTTGAACTGTGGATTTGCCAGGGCATACGGACGAGCATCGTATTTTGATTGCTGGGCCTCAATACTGTCCACAGCGACGATCCTGTCATGTGATTCAAGATAAGTCAGATATCTTAGGGCACCGGAACCGGAGCATATGACGTGATCCGGGGATTTGGGTACTTCCACTGTCCTGCCAAGGGCGTCTGTCACAGTTATTGTTTCTCCGGTACTGGACTGTGCATTTATGGCGGTTGAAGATCTCTCCATACATCCTGCAGAGAATGTGATAAAGATTAGCATTGTGATAATCGATATGGCTAATATCATATGTCTCTTTTTTTGCATTTCATATTCTCCTATGCTAAATTATAATTTTAATTGCTACCTTTAGTATTAAAATTTTGTCATTTATTCATATTTTATCTAACAATAAAGTTTAAATATGTTACTGCTATGCTTGTCTGATAACATTAATGTATACAATAATAACATCAAATAATATGAAATTAAATATTTATATGTTTTGTGGATCAAACTCCTCTTCACTGATCGTTTATCAGATTCCGGATGGTGCGTGCGTTTGTACAATGTTTATGGCTTTTCCCAAATGGAGGTATATAATGCAAGAAAAAATGAAGGTATTAATAATAGCCCTATTCCTGCTGGTCTTTGCCCTGCCGGTAAATGCGGCAGATGTGACCTATGAGATAAGGAGTACCGTATACGACAACAGCAACCCTTCCATTGCTGCCGGAGATTTCTACTGGGAGGCCAATACATTCCCAGCATTCTGGTACCAGATAGGAGGAGGCCGCTCCAGCGAGGTCCTCTATATCCATAACACCTGGAACTCTTCAGCCAGGCTCCAGCTTGGAGACACCATTCCTGAAGGGAATCTCTATTATGTCAGCAAGCCCGCTATCCGCAGGTCAAAGATAGGCGGTTCGGACTCTGCAGGTAGTTTTATGGTCAACGGGGTTGACCTTGAAAGATATTACCTGATGGGACTTTTTGGAGCACAACATGTTGTCATGCCCGCAGACCCTGCCAGTCCTTCAGCAGGATGCAAGCCGAATGAGATCGCAAGGATACTCATAGACAGCGATGACAAGAAGACAATGACCACAGGCTAGGAATGGAAATTCTCAGGCGGCTGGTCCTTTGTGGTACAGCAGATAGATGTGAAAGGGAACAAGGTCTGGCTGGAGCTGAAAAAGGACGGGGAAGTTGTTGATACCGATGTCCTTTCAACAGATGCCACCCTCACAAAGCAGGAAAGGACCTATCTCTACAAGGACAGTGATGACATCCCTGTATTCTACTGTTACGCTGCTTCCGCATTCAGGGGAGCAACTACCGACCTTGTTGTGTTCGAGTATGTCTTCCTGAGAGGAGATATCATTGAGATCAATACTGATGATGCCTATGGGGCTTTCAAGGTACAGGGCTTCACGGTCCCCGCAGTCCTGGACAATGTTACCTATACAGGCAACATCATGAACACCGGCGACGATGCCCTTGTAATGGCCAGCAGCAAGAGCATTTCCCTTAAGTCAGAACAGGGGACATCGATCTTCACGGCGGGATCAGTATCAAGACCGAGGACACAACTGCACCTGACCTGAAGTTCACCCTGAGAAAGAAGGTTACCATCAAGGTGGACGACTGCCCGGAATGTCCGGAGTGCCCACAGGAAAATACAGGCTCCGTAAACAATGAGGTATCAAAACCCTCTGTTGCAGAGGTGCAGGCTGTTCCTGATACCACTGAAGCGGGATTCGCAGTAAAACGACCGGAAGCAGACACACAGGCTGCAGCAAGCTCTGTCGCAGCTCCGGGATTTGGGGTATTGCTCGATTTGCTGGGAACAATTATCGCAGCAAAGATAAAAAGATAAGTGCAGGTTGAGGTCCGGCCTCAACCATATATTTTAAAGATTACCAGCCTCTTGTGTACTCTTCAAAACAAGGGATGCATACGAATTCCCCATTCTGCACCCTGGTGCGGGACTCAGCCATCATCTCTCCGCATTTTGCACATTTCAGGGAATTGAATATCCGGGCCTTATGAGGTATCTCTGCATCCACGAACCTGATATCCAACATTTCCTCAACAGGGGTGTGTCTCATGGTGTGGGATATACCGTCCATGCGCCCTTTAAAGTCTTTTGCTTCTTCCTCAGTAGCCTTCCCTGACATTACCTTGGGGCGCAGCTTGTTCACTTCGGGATCGATGTTGTCTATGTTGAAACTTGCCTTCAGGGCAACCCTGACCGCCTTGCCGCTATCCCTGCATATGAATGTGAATACTTGCTTTGCATGGTCCCGGTAGATGAGATTGCCTTTGCCTATGGTACATCCTGTAAGCACCTGCACGGCGTCGACCCCGCATGCATCGTTCTCTACGATGGTGACGAGCTCTTCATCGATATCTCTCTCGGTATGAAGTTTTTCCAAGGCTGCCTTTGCGGCGATGTAGCCGATGGTGAGCCCGGGGCAGACATGGCCGTGGAACTTTGCTGCCTCATCGAAAGAGGGTATCAGCCAGGTTGTGGTTTCGGTTGAACTTTCCTGCATATTTATCAGGGGATGGAGGTCCGTAATACTTTTAATACTTTTCGTATTATCTGGTACTACTCCCCAGATGCTTTATCAAATAACCATGCCTACTTTCCTGGTTCATTTACTAAGAACATGCGTCACTATCATATGCTATCTTACTCCAGCAAGATGATTGTGTACTGGGAAGGAACTGCATCATTTAAGGGGAACTTTTGAAGAGGTGTCCCTAATTTATCCAACGTTTTGTCCAGCCGTATCCCAAGGCCCATAAGACATGGTCTGCGAATTGTCGGATGGTGGCATGGCCCCTTGGAGCCCGCACAGTTGACGTTGGAGTAGTCACTGGTGGCACACCATGTGCACATGCCCGGAAAAGTAGCAAGGGCAGTATTGTATCCCAGTTCCCAGGCGAGTTTCTCAAGTTCGATACTTCCTGGCTGTATCCGTTCCTTACGCTCTCTCATCACGGTTTTTAAGGTGTCCTGGTACTTTTCTTTTGTAACCTTATCTTCAGGTGGAATGATGCTGTATTTTACAAAATTCTCACTGATCTCTCTTGAAAAACGGTTATCGGATTTCCAGTCTACAAGCAGCACCCATTCATACTCATTAAGCATTTTCCTGAATTCGTCCACCTGGGGTATGAAAGGCGGACAGACCTGGCTGCCATAACCATTGCAACCAAATTCGCATTTCAGGATTGTTCTGTTCTCGACGATTAAATATTCAACAGGTATTAATCTGATACTGTTTGCTCCCTGCTCTTTGGCCTTCTCTTCCAGAAGCCTGTAATTCTCTTCGGTTATTCTCATCCTTTATGTATACTTACCTGGGCGCAGATTTAGTTTCTGCTCTCATACTCTGGAACTCTTTCATTGGAGCCGCTACAAATATCTGGAAAACCTGGAAGGGTACACTTATTTGCAGCCCTGACAAAGAATAATCTATAAAACTGGTGAAATATAACAAAAAAGAGAGGGATGCTCCGATCGGGATTCGAACCCGAGTCGCAGGAGTGAGAGTCCTGCATGATTGGCCGTGCTACACTATCGGAGCAAGATGTTTCTATTCGCTTTGGCTTAACAGCATCTCTGAAAGTAGTTTATAGAATATTAACCTTTCGTTAAATAATGGAAGGGTATGTTTGTTTCAGGCAAACATACCGTGGGGGATATTGTTCTCTTCTTCCGAGACTACCTTGTCGTAGGCATCAGTAAGATCCCTCATGGTTATCTCTGTACCACGTCTTCTAAGGACGAACATGCCGGCTTCCTTTGTGATCACCTTGATGTCGGCGCCACTAAGGCTGGCAGTCATTTTGGCGATACTCTCAATGTCTACGTCCGGGGCAAGTTTCATCTTGCGGGTGTGTATCTTGAATATCTCTGTGCGGCCTTTTTCATCGGGTAGCGGGACCTCTATCACTCGGTCAAAACGTCCCGGACGCAGCAATGCTGGATCAAGCAGGTCTATGCGGTTAGTTGCGGCAATGATCTTCACGTTGTTTGTTGCATCAAAGCCATCCATCTCCGCAAGCAACTGCAGCATGGTACGGTTGACCTCTGCCGAGCCTGTCGTGCCATCATGTGTGCGCATGCCGCCTACTGCATCGATCTCGTCAATGAACAGGATGGTAGGTGCTTTGTCGCGGGCCATCTGGAACACGTCCTTGACAAGCCGCGCACCTTCTCCTACAAACTTCTGAATGAGGTCTGAACCGGACATGCGTATGAAGGTTGCCTGCGCGCGGGATGCAACAGCCTTTGCGATAAGTGTTTTACCTGTACCTGGGGCACCGTAGAGCAATACTCCTGTGGGTGGCTCGATACCTATGCGCTCAAAGAGCTCGGGTTCTGTCAGTGGTAATTCCACGGATTCAATTACCTCTTTAAGTACATCATCAAGCCCGCCTATCATATCATAATCTATTCCGGGTGATGTGATGAGCTCCATGACCTGCGCGCGAACATCGGCAGCCCTGCTTATTATAGATACTATGGAAAATGCAGCATTGACACAGACTCTCATTCCTGCCTGTATCTCGCCCTGGAAATGAGTTGGGATCTTAGTCACAACTTCTTGGTTGTTCCCATGCTGCCTTATGAGTGCCATGTCCTTTTCGACTTCCATGACACTCGCAATGAACAGGGGCGGCCTTGTCAGCTGCTCTATCTGTTTTTTGAGCTTACTGGATTCGTCGAGATAAGTGTTCGCCATCATGCTTGCCTCAAGGAGTTTTGCACGCATGTTCTCGTTATTGACCTTTAGTATCTCGATCTCCTGCAGTAATGACTCTACATCCTTTTTGTTAACATCATCTGGCTCACACTGAGTAGCCAGCTTTGGATTCTTAGTGTCAGCCGGTGATTCGGCACTACTGTTAGACATAGGGGCATACTATACGCACCATCTAATATAAACTCAACTATGGGTAACCTATAAACAAGGCCGCGTGGATTTGTAACAAATCGGGCACATGCAAAGAAAGCTCATCAGAATCTGGGGGGATTGTAGCTCATCTTTATCAGATCTTGCTGTTCACTTGAAACACTGTTTTTGGCAGTATTTCTCTATTACACTGCATTTTAAAGTCCAATGGAGCTTTATTCTCAAAATAATAACTTGAATGCTGTATTTGCGTAGTTAACTCTCTCATTAATGCTCCTATTGGACAAAAAAGAAATATTTATCTAGCATGAATTGCAGTTATTATATTGTTGATAGAAGGATTTGGCTGTATTAATCTCTTCAATATATGAAAGAAGGAATAATATGCCTTTAATTCTCCTTAAAACAAATGAGCACTGAAATAAAAGAAAAGATTTATATATTATTACCGCCATTTAAGTAATTGCAAGGCACAACGCAACAAAGTGTTCCGGATGTGTTAACGCAAAAACATATCAAGATTAAACGAGCAACCATTATCTGAGGGGATAAATGGTTTGTGAATCCATTATATCTGAGGGGATGAATGGATCTGCAACAAGAGGCAAAAAGATGAAGGTTCGGCTTGAGATCATCGATGAAGATGGCATTGAGAGCACAAATGTCGAGTTTGGCGGGAAGCACTGGAAACGGTGTCTTCTTGCATTCATTGACTCTATCGAGGACGCGAACCCAAAACACACCGAACCTTCGTCTGCTTACTCACACACTAATGTTACTTCTAATCCTGTTAATTACAATGGTGTTCCGGGCTCACAACCTACTAATGTTCATGATCATGCCCAGCAGCCTGTAATGGCACAGCCGTTTATGCAACAGCAACAGGCTATGCAGCAGCAGGCTTTCTTCCAGCAGCAAGCTCAGCAACAGGCCCAATACCAACAGCAGCAGCCATCGCCTTATCAGCAGCAGTCTCAATATTATCTACCTCCTGCGGTGGCCCCGTATTATTACTATGGACAGCCGGCTCAGAATATATCCTCTAGCAACCCCCAACAACCACTCCACTATCCACCAGTCCAGCCGGCTGCTCCGGAGGTAATGCCTGTCAGGCAGCAGGACGCTCATAACAACAGTGTCCGGCAGCGTGTAGGGCGCACCGCAAGCTTGCAGGAACGTATGAACGATTCTTCTCTTACTATCAACGAGAGGCTTGAGCTTTTCCTGAAGTATGAGTATCCTCGTGTCTGGTTCTCCTCGCAGGACGTCCAGCAGCACTACGAGCAGATATACGGCACGATAAAACAGAGCACGGTTTCGACCTACCTCTCAAGGATGTTCCAGAAAAACATGCTGGAGCGTCGTGGCAACAGGACTCAGCGGGAATATAAATACCTCGGTGGCGAGATCAGCAGTCCGCGTCAGCCGGTTCCTGCTCAGGCAGGTGTTCCGCAGTTTCACAGGAACTCCATGGAATATGGTTAAGTCCAACGGCAACGTATCCTGAACTATGAGATTTTTTCAAAATGCCCTCAAAACCGGCATTATTTTACTATTCATCGGTTTTATACTTGTTT
Encoded proteins:
- a CDS encoding iron ABC transporter, solute-binding protein, coding for MQKKRHMILAISIITMLIFITFSAGCMERSSTAINAQSSTGETITVTDALGRTVEVPKSPDHVICSGSGALRYLTYLESHDRIVAVDSIEAQQSKYDARPYALANPQFKDYPVFGEFRGNDDPEKILMLDPQPQVIFKMYSASAYDPAELQRKTGIPVIALNYGDMVNNKADMYQSLRIMGEVMGKEKRAEELVSFFEATIADLNERTADVPEEDKITCYVGGIARSGPHGFQSTEPTYPPFHFINAKNVAYDPKNLSTAEVAKESILGWDPQIIFVDLSTTQSEDKSSALYQLQNDNSYRQLSSVKNGEVYGVLPYNWYTQNQGSVLVDAYFAGKLLYPDRFEDVVLDYKATEIYTFLVGRGDEDVGRNVYDNMLNAFTIPAFTKLDV
- a CDS encoding Substrate-binding region of ABC-type glycine betaine transport system, with translation MVQQIDVKGNKVWLELKKDGEVVDTDVLSTDATLTKQERTYLYKDSDDIPVFYCYAASAFRGATTDLVVFEYVFLRGDIIEINTDDAYGAFKVQGFTVPAVLDNVTYTGNIMNTGDDALVMASSKSISLKSEQGTSIFTAGSVSRPRTQLHLT
- a CDS encoding formylmethanofuran dehydrogenase, subunit E, whose protein sequence is MQESSTETTTWLIPSFDEAAKFHGHVCPGLTIGYIAAKAALEKLHTERDIDEELVTIVENDACGVDAVQVLTGCTIGKGNLIYRDHAKQVFTFICRDSGKAVRVALKASFNIDNIDPEVNKLRPKVMSGKATEEEAKDFKGRMDGISHTMRHTPVEEMLDIRFVDAEIPHKARIFNSLKCAKCGEMMAESRTRVQNGEFVCIPCFEEYTRGW
- a CDS encoding Proteasome-activating nucleotidase — encoded protein: MSNSSAESPADTKNPKLATQCEPDDVNKKDVESLLQEIEILKVNNENMRAKLLEASMMANTYLDESSKLKKQIEQLTRPPLFIASVMEVEKDMALIRQHGNNQEVVTKIPTHFQGEIQAGMRVCVNAAFSIVSIISRAADVRAQVMELITSPGIDYDMIGGLDDVLKEVIESVELPLTEPELFERIGIEPPTGVLLYGAPGTGKTLIAKAVASRAQATFIRMSGSDLIQKFVGEGARLVKDVFQMARDKAPTILFIDEIDAVGGMRTHDGTTGSAEVNRTMLQLLAEMDGFDATNNVKIIAATNRIDLLDPALLRPGRFDRVIEVPLPDEKGRTEIFKIHTRKMKLAPDVDIESIAKMTASLSGADIKVITKEAGMFVLRRRGTEITMRDLTDAYDKVVSEEENNIPHGMFA